Proteins encoded in a region of the Enterococcus gilvus ATCC BAA-350 genome:
- a CDS encoding DNA topoisomerase III — MKQLIIAEKPSVARDLSKVLNANQKNKNYFEGPNVVVTWALGHLLGLKMPEDLNKEWQSWQMETLPMIPKTIGIKPLPKTRGQLKTIQQLAKRKDITEAVIATDAGREGELVARWILEYVRFEKPVKRLWISSQTTKAIKDGFKQLKPAKDYDNLYYSALARAKADWLVGLNVTRALTVKYEDSLSAGRVQTPTLAMVRQQEKKIEKFRPQNYFVVSLEVEGQKAKLNQKNPYGITEREAAEKLVKDLSQQKGTVTEITEKEKTEPAPLPYDLTEIQREANARYQFSAKKTLSLVQSLYETHKVVTYPRTDSKYLTNDMKATMKERLQAVSDFAPEVKTYIKNGAQVKQKRVFQDSKVTDHHALIPTEQRARFEKLSTDEQRIYNMIVTRFLGLFAEAHKESQQKVTVTFQQETFTFRQNKVLVAGWKPEEEAKKAIQWSEGMKIVPNFTIEKALTTPPKPLNEGTLLGQMEKHSLGTPATRAEIIEKLIKSELMERTTSGLLVSPKGKQLLELVNPSLVTPELTEKWEKQLEQIANGKYSSKQFLQEIEADTKKLVSEVKHSDKKYQDFSITAKKCPECGSPLREKNTRDGKIYICTNPECTYRRRKDPKVSNHRCPQCHRKMEIIDGKNGAYFRCKYDGTTEKMLDKKERSKKMTKHEERRLLKKLNDQEEPQESPLAAALKAAMKDQD; from the coding sequence ATGAAACAGCTAATTATAGCGGAAAAGCCAAGTGTTGCAAGAGACTTGAGCAAGGTGCTTAACGCCAATCAAAAAAATAAGAATTATTTTGAAGGACCCAATGTTGTCGTGACTTGGGCCCTTGGTCATTTATTGGGTTTAAAAATGCCGGAGGATTTGAATAAGGAATGGCAAAGTTGGCAGATGGAGACATTGCCGATGATTCCTAAAACGATCGGCATCAAGCCGTTACCTAAAACTCGTGGACAGTTAAAAACGATCCAACAGCTGGCAAAACGAAAAGATATTACAGAAGCGGTGATTGCTACTGATGCCGGACGTGAAGGGGAGCTTGTCGCGCGATGGATTTTGGAATATGTACGTTTTGAAAAACCTGTCAAACGTCTTTGGATCTCTTCACAGACGACCAAAGCGATCAAAGACGGCTTTAAGCAGCTAAAGCCTGCGAAAGATTATGACAATCTGTATTATTCAGCATTGGCACGGGCAAAAGCGGACTGGCTCGTTGGCTTAAATGTCACACGCGCATTGACAGTAAAATACGAAGACAGTCTATCGGCTGGACGTGTGCAAACACCGACCCTTGCGATGGTTCGGCAACAAGAGAAGAAAATCGAGAAATTCCGTCCGCAAAATTATTTTGTGGTTTCTTTGGAGGTTGAAGGGCAAAAAGCCAAATTGAACCAAAAGAACCCTTATGGAATCACTGAACGTGAAGCGGCTGAAAAGCTGGTTAAGGATTTGTCACAGCAAAAAGGAACAGTGACAGAGATAACGGAAAAGGAAAAGACGGAACCGGCTCCTTTGCCGTATGATCTAACAGAGATCCAACGAGAAGCCAATGCCCGTTATCAATTTTCTGCGAAGAAAACCTTGTCTCTCGTCCAAAGCCTATACGAGACTCATAAAGTCGTGACTTATCCGCGAACAGACAGTAAGTATCTGACAAATGATATGAAGGCAACGATGAAAGAACGCCTGCAAGCAGTCAGTGATTTTGCGCCAGAAGTAAAAACATATATCAAAAATGGTGCGCAAGTAAAACAAAAGCGCGTGTTCCAAGACAGCAAGGTGACAGATCATCATGCGCTGATCCCGACTGAACAGCGTGCCCGCTTCGAAAAATTGTCCACCGATGAGCAGCGAATCTATAATATGATCGTCACACGATTCTTAGGTTTATTTGCAGAAGCGCACAAGGAAAGCCAACAAAAAGTAACCGTGACATTCCAGCAGGAGACGTTCACTTTCCGTCAAAACAAGGTATTGGTTGCTGGATGGAAGCCCGAAGAAGAGGCGAAAAAGGCAATTCAATGGTCTGAAGGAATGAAAATAGTTCCGAACTTTACAATTGAAAAGGCTCTGACGACACCGCCGAAGCCATTGAATGAAGGAACTCTTCTAGGACAGATGGAAAAACACAGTCTGGGAACTCCCGCTACACGTGCTGAAATCATCGAGAAATTAATCAAATCGGAATTAATGGAACGGACGACTAGCGGACTATTGGTTTCACCAAAAGGAAAGCAGTTATTGGAGCTGGTGAATCCTTCATTAGTGACCCCAGAGCTGACAGAAAAATGGGAGAAGCAATTAGAGCAGATCGCTAACGGCAAATACAGCAGCAAGCAATTTTTGCAAGAAATCGAAGCCGATACGAAGAAATTAGTCAGTGAAGTTAAACATAGCGACAAGAAGTATCAGGATTTCTCTATTACAGCAAAAAAATGTCCGGAGTGCGGGTCACCGTTACGAGAAAAAAATACGCGAGATGGTAAAATCTATATTTGTACGAATCCAGAGTGTACGTACCGCCGTCGGAAAGATCCAAAAGTCTCGAATCATCGTTGTCCGCAATGTCACCGCAAGATGGAGATCATCGACGGGAAAAACGGCGCTTACTTCCGCTGTAAATATGACGGAACGACAGAGAAGATGTTAGACAAAAAAGAACGATCAAAGAAAATGACTAAGCACGAAGAACGCCGCTTATTAAAGAAACTCAATGATCAAGAAGAACCGCAAGAAAGTCCATTAGCTGCTGCGCTAAAGGCAGCCATGAAAGACCAAGATTAA